Sequence from the Bacillota bacterium genome:
CTTGAACATGTCCGGAAAGATCCGGGCGAAGCTCTGGATGAGCGGGTCCTCGGGTTCGGCCACGTAGAAGTCGACGTCGCCGGTGTAGGCGTCCACGACGACCTTCACGGCGTTGCGGATGTAATTGTTCCGCCCTTGGAAGGGTTCGGCGTAGGGAAACATATTGGTCGTCGTGTAGGCGTCCCATAGCCAGTACAGTTTTCCGCCGTTCACCACGATGTACGGGTCCTGGTCGAAGGTCAGGAACGGCGCGAGCTTCGGTACCCGCTCCCGTATATTCCGGTAGTACAGAATCCGGCTGTCTGGCCGCACGTCCGTGGACAGCATCAGCCTGTAGTCGCCCAGGGACACGGCGAACGCGAGGCGCTTCGGGATCGATCCCAGCACCACCCCGCTGTCGGCCGCCGCGTGCGTGGTGTGCACGTTGGCTTCGCCTTCGGGGTAGTTGAACTCCAGCTGATTGGTATTCACGATGACGTAGTTGTCGGTGGCTTCGCCGAAGTAGATCTCCGGTCTTTCCAGGTGAATGTCGGTGTCGGTCTTCGGCGGGATGTCCTTGATCAAAAACACCGGCAGGCCCTCGCGGGTCACCTCGTTCACCGGGCTCATCGCCACCCCGTAACCGTGGGTGTAGATCAGCCGCTGGTTCACCCACGTCTGGGCCTGTTCGGGCAGCCGACTCTGGTCCAGTTCCCGTCCGGCGAGCATGACCTGCCGGTACACGCCGTTGATCGTATACCGGTCAACGTCGACGTGCTTGAGCTCGTAGTAGGTCCGTATCTGCTGCAGCTGGGCGTAGCTGGCCTGCAACGGCTGCCGGTCCCAGAGGCGGATGTTGCCGGTCGTCTCGCCGTTCGCCTGAATCGCGTCCAGACCCACCGTGCGTCCCGCCGGGAAAGCCTCTCTTTCCACCTGGTCCAGGTTGTACGCCTTCCTGGTGAAGGCGATGCTGTTTTCGATAAAAGGCGTTTCGCGGGCCAGCTCGTTCGGCACAACCACGAATCTTTGCAGCAGCGCCGGGTAAGCCGAGCCGAGCACTAGGGAGACCGCGATCAGGCCGCCCACGGCATAGGCCAAGACTCCCGGACGGCGCAGGAAGATATTCGCGATCACCGCCGCCGCGGCCAGCACGGCCAGGATCAGCAGCACCCGGTAGGCCAGCAGCGTGCCGTTGATGTCGGCGTAGCCGGGACCGAACACCACGCCCCGGGACGAGTAGAGCAACAGGTACTGTTGGAGCAGGTAGCCCCAGGCCTTGACCAAGAGTACGAAAGCCAACAAGACTGAAAGGTGCGTCCGCACCCGGCTGTTGGCCAAGAGGCCCCGCACGCCCTGAAAGGGGTTGGAGATGAAGTAGGCGACGCCTACGAACAGTATGGTGACGATGCCGCACCAGAAAAGGATGTTGAACAGGAAGATGTGGAACGGCAGGGTGAAGACGTAGAACCCGACGTCCTTCCCGAAAATGGGGTCGGCGACCCCGAAGGAGGCGGGGTTCAAGAACTTCTGGAGCACCACCCAGTCCCCGGCGACCGACAGGCTGAACATATAGGCCAGCACGGCGCTGACCGCCAGGAAAAACAGGGTGAGTATCCTGTTGTTCAAGATCTGCTTCCAGGGTATATCCTGTAATTGGATCACGCTCTCGTGCTGGAGCGTGACGTGGCCCTGTTCCAGGACCACCCTTCTGGTCAGCAGCAGGTTGACGAAGATGAAGGCGAAGAACAGCAGGCCGACCGCGATCCGGAGGCCCAAGTCGGAGAGGATGATGGTCACAAACACATTGCTGTAATCCAACGACTGGAACCAGAGCCAGTCCGTATACAGCCGGGCTCCGCCTCCCAGGAGCATCAGGAAAAGCGCCACCGCCGCCGCTGCGGCGTAAAAAGTCCACCGTCGGGCACCCAAAATAGGAATACCTCCTTTTCGCAGACGACGGGGTCTGGCTCAAAACTCGTTGCGGTTTCTGGCCGACCCCTGATTCAAAATCCCCCGTCCCGTGCCGGGCTCCGCTTCTCTAACCCACCGGCTTGGTCGGTTTTTGCGATTTGTCGGCCTCGTGCCTTAGCTTGTTCTGGCACAGCTCACAGATGGACACGCTCTTTTTCGGTTCCGGAGTGAAGAGATCATCATCCTCGGTGGTCGCGCTCATATCTTCGATAACGAACGTCCGGCCGCAGAGGATGCACCTTTTATCCACTTCTTTCTCCCCCCTTTACCTAACCGCGTACCTGGCGGACATGCCGCGGACGATTGCCGACTAACTTAAAAGCCGGTATCAGGTTGGCGATGATTTCGGCCTTTCCTCCAACCCGGCTGAAATCCACACTAGTAAATATTTCCCCTTTGTCGGAGGCGATATACTTGGGAGGCAGCCGGTTCAGGGCCACTGCCATCACGTCCTCGCGGCAGCGCTCACAACCGCACAAGTCCGGGTTGCTCTTGCGGAGTTCGGCCAGTACATCGTCAAAAACTTCGGCCACCGCCACCTCGACATAGTTCTTCAGCATCGGCTCACCCCCATCTCAAGAACTCAATCTCAGCGCCGCACCTGATTAGGGACGTACCATGCCCATTGTACCGGGACAATGGACGCAATGTCAAAACGGAAGTCCTGGACCGCCAGGGGGGGGTGGGCCGCCTGCTTCTGTCAGCCATCCCCGATTTTAGGAAGACCCCATACAAACTGTCAACTCCCGGAAGTATCCCGGGAGTTGATGACGAAAATCTGTGGGTGCCTAGCGGCCCAGGCTCGCCAGCAGGTCCCGGGTCACTTTGCCGATTTCCTGATCGCCGTCTATTTCCTTGAGCAGTCCTTGTCTGCCGTAGTATTCGATGAGGGGCTGGGTCTGGGCTTCATAGACGTCCAGGCGCTGGTTCACCGTGGCCTCGGTGTCGTCGCTGCGCTGGTACAGTTCCCCGCCGCACTTGTCACACTTGCCGTCTTCCTTCGGGGCGTTGAACAATACGTGGAAAGTCGCGCCGCAGGCG
This genomic interval carries:
- a CDS encoding UPF0182 family protein — protein: MGARRWTFYAAAAAVALFLMLLGGGARLYTDWLWFQSLDYSNVFVTIILSDLGLRIAVGLLFFAFIFVNLLLTRRVVLEQGHVTLQHESVIQLQDIPWKQILNNRILTLFFLAVSAVLAYMFSLSVAGDWVVLQKFLNPASFGVADPIFGKDVGFYVFTLPFHIFLFNILFWCGIVTILFVGVAYFISNPFQGVRGLLANSRVRTHLSVLLAFVLLVKAWGYLLQQYLLLYSSRGVVFGPGYADINGTLLAYRVLLILAVLAAAAVIANIFLRRPGVLAYAVGGLIAVSLVLGSAYPALLQRFVVVPNELARETPFIENSIAFTRKAYNLDQVEREAFPAGRTVGLDAIQANGETTGNIRLWDRQPLQASYAQLQQIRTYYELKHVDVDRYTINGVYRQVMLAGRELDQSRLPEQAQTWVNQRLIYTHGYGVAMSPVNEVTREGLPVFLIKDIPPKTDTDIHLERPEIYFGEATDNYVIVNTNQLEFNYPEGEANVHTTHAAADSGVVLGSIPKRLAFAVSLGDYRLMLSTDVRPDSRILYYRNIRERVPKLAPFLTFDQDPYIVVNGGKLYWLWDAYTTTNMFPYAEPFQGRNNYIRNAVKVVVDAYTGDVDFYVAEPEDPLIQSFARIFPDMFKGMDEMPDGLRPHVRYPVDLFKVQAEMYTTYHMQNAAIFYNREDKWSLPAEVVGQERVPVEPYYTIVRLPGEEAPEFVLIKPFTPHGRENMIGWMAARSDGEHYGNLLVYEMPKASLVYGPMQVEARINQDQYISQQLTLWENRGTRVIRGNLLAIPIEDSLLYIKPIYLQAEEGRMPELRRVVLLHGERVVFEPDLPRALAAMFGTPGAPGAAPPPAGDPDAGPADGVPEVRTTAELIEEARLEYERAQERLREGDWSGYGAAIDNLGRVLEELLKQAGQ
- a CDS encoding late competence development ComFB family protein, with amino-acid sequence MLKNYVEVAVAEVFDDVLAELRKSNPDLCGCERCREDVMAVALNRLPPKYIASDKGEIFTSVDFSRVGGKAEIIANLIPAFKLVGNRPRHVRQVRG